In Streptomyces capitiformicae, one genomic interval encodes:
- a CDS encoding NAD-dependent succinate-semialdehyde dehydrogenase yields the protein MSSPVRRELDDPSLLKTAAYVDGTWITTTDSFPVHNPSTGDLLAEVPLLDAAQTAAAIDAAHRALPAWRARPAKERSRLLRRWFDLVTAHAEDLARLIVLEEGKPYAEALGEVAYAASFLEWFAEEAKRIRGDVMEAPEASRRIVVLREPVGVCAAITPWNFPAAMITRKAGPALAAGCTMVLKPAEQTPLTALALAELADRAGIPAGVFNVVTGDPREIGPELTGNPLVRKITFTGSTEVGRLLLAQSAQTVKKTSMELGGNAPVLVFDDADLDEAVEGLIATKYRNTGQACISANRVYVQDGIYDAFAKKLAARVAALAVGDGFDADVQQGPLIDEDAVAKVESHVADAVAHGATVLHGGKPHARGGLFYEPTVLTGVTAEMAVTHEETFGPVTPLVRFTDESDAIRMANDTEFGLAAYLFAKDAERIWRVGAALEAGMVGINTGLISNETAPFGGIKQSGIGREGSVYGLDEFLELKYLAWEGAKTPQP from the coding sequence GTGAGCAGCCCAGTGCGCCGAGAACTCGACGATCCGTCCCTGCTGAAGACCGCCGCGTACGTCGACGGCACCTGGATCACCACCACCGACTCCTTCCCCGTGCACAACCCGTCCACCGGCGACCTGCTGGCCGAGGTACCGCTCCTCGACGCCGCGCAGACCGCCGCGGCCATCGACGCGGCGCACCGCGCGCTGCCGGCATGGCGGGCACGCCCGGCCAAGGAGCGGTCCCGGCTCCTGCGGCGCTGGTTCGACCTGGTCACCGCACATGCGGAGGACCTCGCCCGGCTGATCGTCTTGGAAGAGGGCAAGCCCTACGCCGAAGCCCTGGGCGAGGTCGCGTATGCCGCCTCGTTCCTGGAGTGGTTCGCCGAGGAGGCCAAGCGCATACGGGGCGACGTCATGGAGGCGCCGGAAGCCTCGCGCAGGATCGTCGTCCTCAGGGAGCCGGTCGGCGTGTGCGCGGCGATCACCCCGTGGAACTTCCCCGCCGCGATGATCACCCGCAAGGCGGGTCCCGCGCTGGCCGCGGGCTGCACCATGGTCCTCAAGCCCGCCGAGCAGACCCCGCTGACCGCCCTCGCGCTCGCCGAACTGGCCGACCGTGCGGGCATCCCGGCGGGCGTGTTCAACGTGGTCACCGGCGACCCGCGCGAGATCGGCCCCGAGCTCACGGGCAACCCGCTCGTTCGCAAGATCACCTTCACCGGTTCCACCGAGGTCGGCCGACTCCTGCTGGCCCAGTCGGCGCAGACAGTGAAGAAGACGTCCATGGAGCTTGGCGGCAACGCACCCGTCCTCGTCTTCGACGACGCCGATCTCGACGAGGCCGTCGAAGGCCTGATCGCCACCAAGTACCGCAACACCGGCCAGGCGTGCATCAGCGCCAACCGCGTCTACGTACAGGACGGCATCTACGACGCGTTTGCGAAGAAGCTGGCCGCGCGGGTCGCCGCCCTCGCCGTCGGCGACGGCTTCGACGCCGACGTCCAGCAGGGCCCGCTCATCGACGAGGACGCGGTGGCAAAGGTCGAGTCCCACGTCGCCGATGCCGTCGCCCACGGCGCCACCGTGTTGCACGGCGGCAAGCCCCACGCGCGCGGCGGCCTCTTCTACGAGCCGACCGTCCTGACCGGCGTCACCGCCGAGATGGCCGTCACCCACGAGGAGACCTTCGGCCCGGTGACCCCGCTGGTGCGGTTCACCGACGAGAGCGACGCGATCCGCATGGCCAACGACACCGAATTCGGCCTCGCCGCCTACCTGTTCGCCAAGGACGCCGAGCGCATCTGGCGCGTCGGCGCCGCCCTGGAGGCGGGCATGGTCGGCATCAACACCGGCCTGATCTCCAACGAGACCGCCCCCTTCGGTGGCATCAAGCAGTCGGGCATCGGCCGCGAAGGCTCGGTCTACGGCCTCGACGAGTTCCTGGAGCTCAAGTACCTCGCCTGGGAAGGCGCGAAAACCCCCCAACCCTGA